The proteins below are encoded in one region of Vibrio sp. ED004:
- a CDS encoding immunoglobulin-like domain-containing protein yields the protein MLKRKALQLAVSVGMAAMSGAVYANGSDMTNPDSGVVVGYWHNWCEGGGYQGGNAPCVTLDEVNPMYNIVNVSFMKVYDVADGRIPTFKLDPTIGLSEEQFIDQISELNKQGRSVLIALGGADAHVELETGDERAFADEIIRLTERYGFDGLDIDLEQAAVTAANNQTVIPDALKLVKEHYRAEGKNFLITMAPEFPYLTTGGKYVPYIDNLEGYYDWINPQFYNQGGDGIWVEGVGWIAQNNDALKEEFIYYISDSLINGTRGFHKIPHDKLVFGIPSSIDAAATGFVQEPQDLYDAFDSLTAQGQPLRGVMTWSINWDMGTNKNGQQYNEQFIKDYGPFVHGQVTPPPVEGEPVLKGVENSRVLHGTAFDPMEGVTATDKEDGDLTSSIDVEGYVETSVIGTYVLTYRVKDSDNNETTKARTVEVYSQKPVFDGVSDTTVILGTAFDPMAGVTANDAEDGDLTSSITHTGSVDVNEMGNYTLVYSVTDSAHQTVTAERKVSVTDGSNCAAAWDAGTVYVEGDQVSHDGATWGAGWYTRGEEPGTTGEWGVWRKVSDSSCGGNPDPGDDPELNVSGLKSEYVLNNGNVRLEFTLTSNEALDVTAMVIDSAGTVVEQTKVNLTDSRAITTDLYDVAEGQYKLEVVGKATDGEMVMIDNSFAIKEEGGTTPPPGDYPPYEAGTNYEAGDIVVGSDNGLYECKPWPYTAWCASASYAPGDSQYWQDAWTKL from the coding sequence ATGTTGAAACGTAAAGCTCTACAATTAGCAGTATCGGTCGGCATGGCGGCAATGTCTGGTGCTGTTTATGCGAATGGTTCAGACATGACAAATCCAGATTCTGGTGTCGTGGTGGGGTATTGGCACAACTGGTGTGAGGGTGGTGGTTACCAAGGCGGTAATGCGCCATGTGTGACACTGGACGAAGTGAACCCGATGTACAACATTGTGAATGTGTCATTCATGAAGGTTTACGACGTGGCTGATGGTCGAATCCCAACTTTTAAACTGGACCCAACCATTGGGCTTTCAGAAGAACAGTTTATTGACCAAATCTCTGAACTCAACAAGCAAGGTCGCTCTGTACTGATAGCGCTGGGTGGTGCAGATGCACACGTAGAGCTTGAAACCGGTGACGAAAGAGCCTTTGCTGATGAGATCATTCGACTTACTGAACGCTACGGCTTTGACGGTCTTGATATCGACCTAGAGCAAGCGGCAGTAACCGCAGCAAACAACCAAACTGTAATTCCAGATGCACTAAAGCTAGTGAAAGAACACTATCGCGCTGAAGGCAAAAACTTCCTTATTACTATGGCGCCTGAATTCCCGTATCTAACGACTGGCGGAAAATACGTACCTTACATCGACAATCTAGAAGGTTACTATGACTGGATTAACCCACAATTTTACAACCAAGGTGGCGATGGCATCTGGGTTGAAGGTGTTGGTTGGATCGCTCAAAACAATGATGCGCTAAAAGAAGAGTTCATCTACTACATTTCTGATTCTCTAATCAACGGTACGCGTGGCTTCCACAAGATCCCACACGACAAACTTGTGTTTGGTATCCCTTCAAGTATCGATGCAGCAGCAACCGGTTTTGTTCAAGAGCCACAAGATTTGTATGACGCGTTCGATAGCCTTACGGCGCAAGGTCAGCCTCTGCGCGGTGTAATGACTTGGTCTATTAACTGGGACATGGGTACTAATAAGAACGGCCAGCAATACAACGAACAATTTATTAAAGACTACGGCCCGTTTGTTCATGGTCAAGTGACACCGCCGCCAGTTGAAGGTGAACCTGTACTGAAAGGTGTTGAGAACTCGCGCGTTTTACACGGAACGGCTTTCGACCCAATGGAAGGCGTAACCGCAACAGATAAAGAAGATGGCGACTTAACATCATCTATTGATGTTGAAGGTTACGTTGAAACCAGTGTTATCGGTACTTATGTTCTGACTTACCGTGTGAAAGACAGCGACAACAATGAAACAACCAAAGCAAGAACAGTAGAAGTTTATAGCCAAAAACCCGTTTTCGATGGCGTATCAGATACAACAGTAATACTTGGTACTGCATTTGATCCGATGGCTGGTGTGACTGCAAACGATGCTGAAGATGGTGATCTAACGAGTTCGATTACACACACAGGCAGTGTCGATGTGAATGAAATGGGCAACTACACGCTTGTATATAGTGTGACAGACAGTGCTCATCAAACCGTCACTGCAGAGCGTAAAGTGTCTGTGACTGATGGTTCTAACTGTGCAGCAGCATGGGATGCCGGCACCGTTTATGTTGAAGGTGACCAAGTATCACACGATGGCGCAACGTGGGGAGCGGGTTGGTATACTCGCGGTGAAGAGCCAGGAACGACAGGTGAGTGGGGCGTTTGGAGAAAGGTTTCAGACAGCTCATGTGGTGGCAACCCTGATCCAGGTGACGACCCAGAACTGAACGTATCTGGCCTTAAGTCAGAATATGTACTGAATAACGGCAATGTACGTTTAGAGTTCACACTGACATCAAACGAAGCGCTAGATGTGACAGCGATGGTAATTGACAGCGCAGGTACTGTCGTTGAGCAGACAAAAGTTAACCTAACTGACAGCCGTGCAATCACAACGGATCTGTACGATGTAGCCGAAGGCCAATACAAGCTTGAAGTCGTAGGTAAAGCAACAGACGGCGAAATGGTAATGATCGATAATTCATTCGCTATCAAAGAAGAGGGCGGCACAACGCCACCTCCAGGTGATTACCCTCCGTATGAAGCCGGAACGAATTACGAAGCGGGCGATATTGTAGTCGGCAGCGACAATGGTTTATACGAATGTAAGCCTTGGCCATACACGGCTTGGTGTGCAAGCGCATCTTACGCTCCGGGAGATAGCCAATATTGGCAAGATGCTTGGACAAAGCTTTAA
- a CDS encoding sensor domain-containing diguanylate cyclase — protein MSIQLDLTTATRCQNFDSAQGYITLQDHRVIDVDQNIAKIFGYDTREALLNNVDFVYSLIPKHYRGSVRERYLSAIKGKLQNGKIYTDVPVKGNFLSLFSLAQCIMVNNRPALRVMLIDITSVIAAERRHKEKDQMYRALLNSSKQGVLVHRNFKPLMVNQAWVEMLGAKSIEEVLAMDSIISIIPPDNRTNAMRRCQSILAGDTPSFSSVVENQCFDGSKKHFNIYDNIINWEGEKAIQVVVEDVSDKVILEQELMHRALHDDLTQVFNRSAIYDWLKKPLKEQTEMSCLLLDIDDFKKINDQFGHSVGDDVIRTLANTIKKHVKALNGVVGRWGGEEFIVFFPKKQTTHATALDTADSQARVVGERICEEFRTHQFLGFNRTKFQSSVSIGITDSCILRTSNSLNTLIRVTDDALYRAKSNGKNRVSVNHEGACVECCS, from the coding sequence ATGAGTATCCAATTAGATTTAACCACAGCCACACGTTGCCAGAATTTCGATTCTGCACAGGGCTACATTACGCTACAAGATCACCGTGTCATCGATGTCGACCAAAACATCGCTAAGATCTTCGGTTACGATACCCGCGAAGCTCTTCTCAACAACGTTGATTTTGTCTACTCGCTAATACCCAAGCATTATCGCGGCTCTGTCCGTGAACGTTACCTTTCTGCGATTAAAGGCAAACTGCAAAACGGTAAGATCTATACAGATGTCCCCGTGAAAGGAAATTTCCTCTCATTGTTCAGCCTCGCTCAATGCATTATGGTCAATAATCGCCCTGCACTTCGCGTCATGCTCATTGATATCACGTCTGTCATCGCCGCAGAGCGACGCCATAAAGAAAAGGATCAGATGTATCGAGCTCTGCTCAATAGCTCTAAACAAGGCGTGCTCGTACATCGAAACTTCAAACCGCTTATGGTCAATCAAGCATGGGTTGAAATGCTAGGCGCCAAATCAATAGAAGAAGTGCTTGCCATGGATTCCATCATTTCAATTATCCCGCCGGACAATCGTACCAACGCCATGAGACGCTGCCAGAGTATTCTTGCCGGTGATACGCCAAGCTTCAGTTCGGTGGTTGAAAACCAATGTTTTGATGGCAGTAAAAAACACTTCAATATCTACGACAACATCATCAACTGGGAAGGCGAGAAAGCCATTCAAGTGGTAGTAGAAGATGTTTCCGATAAGGTGATATTAGAACAAGAACTCATGCACCGCGCACTTCACGACGACTTAACGCAGGTGTTCAACCGCAGTGCCATTTACGATTGGTTAAAGAAGCCGTTAAAAGAACAAACTGAGATGTCTTGCCTACTGCTTGATATTGATGACTTCAAAAAGATTAACGACCAATTTGGGCACAGTGTTGGCGACGATGTAATTCGCACCCTCGCGAATACCATTAAGAAGCACGTCAAAGCCTTGAACGGCGTGGTTGGACGCTGGGGTGGCGAAGAATTTATCGTCTTCTTTCCAAAAAAACAAACGACTCACGCGACCGCCCTCGATACTGCAGATTCTCAAGCACGAGTGGTGGGGGAGCGTATTTGCGAAGAGTTTCGAACTCATCAATTCTTGGGGTTCAACCGCACCAAGTTTCAATCAAGCGTCAGTATTGGCATTACCGACAGCTGCATCCTTCGTACCAGCAATTCCCTCAATACATTGATTCGAGTTACAGATGACGCGCTCTATCGTGCTAAATCAAACGGAAAAAATAGAGTCTCGGTAAACCACGAAGGCGCATGTGTAGAATGTTGCTCATGA
- a CDS encoding TonB-dependent receptor yields the protein MSERSLFTRKPLSIAVAVICTSLSPNLLAQEEVKDIDEQMVVTATRTEMALKQAPASMSVITAQDIEDSPGITLADIVAESTSVESDFDSTRAGRQMISIRGMDSDYTLIMVNGRRLSSASAIIRGNDFDLSTIPADSIERVEIIRGPMSALYGSDGMGGTINIITKAPENDWSSTLSMDNSSPMDGNGGQEYSVGLTTSGALIEDELYARVSVNQTSRNAWQPYSGTHSSGYDREDITALEGRDTLSLLASLSWHATDNQTIDFDFGYSDDERESAAKSAKSVIESDTRVVRHSQAITHSGFWSWGDTQVRYSRENVTDNDAADLGNNFSSDIEELTQIVEASATTYLGDSHTLTFGMDYQLSELTNKENLSSGTSEAYQGALFVQDQWVMTDSLTATIGGRLDKHELYGEEFSPRVYLVHQTTNDLIIKGGVGKAFKAPTLTQNQSDYTVSSCKGGCALVGNEDLNPETSINYELATVYTQPRWNVEAALFRNEINDLIERTQGYCPQGGDWNESALQCENPDGTPTGDLGAKTYQNVSEAIIQGVELGGMYQISDEWAVSGNYTYLDTEDKSTGEELLERYKHSGFVKLNWNPTYDLSTFVSARYRGERQIDGDLTQDAYTTLNIGTVYNVNDSVRLRAGISNLTDESVSEELEYIGYVEEPRTYYVGMTADF from the coding sequence ATGTCTGAGAGATCCCTTTTTACTCGTAAGCCTTTATCGATCGCAGTCGCTGTTATTTGTACTTCACTTTCGCCAAACCTATTAGCGCAAGAGGAAGTGAAGGATATAGATGAGCAAATGGTGGTTACGGCAACTCGTACAGAGATGGCGTTAAAACAAGCACCAGCTTCAATGTCGGTTATCACTGCTCAAGATATCGAAGACAGCCCAGGTATTACCTTGGCAGACATCGTTGCTGAATCAACGAGTGTTGAGTCTGACTTCGATAGCACACGTGCTGGCCGTCAAATGATCTCTATTCGTGGTATGGATTCTGATTACACGCTCATCATGGTAAACGGCCGTCGTCTAAGTTCGGCAAGTGCCATCATCCGTGGCAACGACTTCGACCTTTCTACTATCCCTGCTGATTCGATCGAACGTGTTGAAATCATCCGTGGCCCAATGTCTGCACTTTACGGTTCGGATGGTATGGGTGGCACAATTAACATCATCACGAAGGCTCCTGAAAACGATTGGAGCTCTACACTAAGCATGGACAACTCTTCACCTATGGATGGTAACGGCGGCCAAGAATACTCGGTTGGCTTAACCACATCAGGTGCTCTAATTGAAGATGAGTTGTACGCACGTGTTTCTGTAAACCAAACCAGTCGTAATGCATGGCAGCCATACTCAGGTACACACAGTTCTGGTTATGATCGTGAAGATATTACTGCATTAGAAGGCCGCGACACTCTTAGCCTATTAGCAAGCCTTTCATGGCACGCGACGGATAATCAAACCATCGATTTTGATTTTGGTTACAGCGACGACGAACGTGAATCAGCGGCAAAAAGTGCAAAATCGGTTATTGAGTCAGACACTCGTGTAGTGCGTCACAGCCAAGCAATTACACACAGTGGTTTCTGGAGCTGGGGTGATACTCAAGTTCGTTATTCACGCGAGAACGTAACAGATAACGATGCCGCCGATCTAGGCAACAACTTCAGCAGCGATATCGAAGAGCTAACTCAAATTGTTGAAGCATCTGCTACTACTTACCTTGGTGACAGCCACACGCTGACATTTGGTATGGACTACCAGTTAAGTGAATTAACTAACAAAGAAAACCTATCAAGCGGAACTTCTGAAGCATATCAAGGTGCATTGTTTGTACAAGACCAATGGGTCATGACAGACAGCCTAACCGCAACGATCGGTGGTCGTTTGGATAAGCACGAATTGTACGGCGAAGAGTTCAGCCCACGTGTGTATTTGGTTCACCAAACAACGAATGACCTAATCATCAAAGGTGGTGTAGGCAAGGCATTCAAGGCGCCAACATTGACTCAAAACCAATCTGACTACACAGTATCAAGCTGTAAGGGTGGTTGTGCGTTGGTGGGTAATGAAGACCTAAATCCAGAGACAAGTATTAACTACGAACTTGCGACGGTATACACACAACCACGTTGGAATGTAGAAGCAGCATTGTTCCGTAATGAGATTAATGACCTAATCGAAAGAACGCAGGGTTACTGCCCGCAAGGTGGTGATTGGAACGAAAGTGCTCTTCAATGTGAAAACCCTGACGGTACACCAACGGGAGATTTAGGCGCGAAGACGTACCAAAACGTGTCTGAAGCTATCATTCAAGGTGTTGAGCTTGGCGGTATGTACCAAATCTCTGACGAGTGGGCAGTTTCTGGTAACTACACTTACCTAGATACAGAAGATAAGTCGACAGGTGAAGAGCTACTTGAGCGTTACAAGCATTCAGGCTTTGTGAAGCTTAACTGGAACCCAACTTACGATCTAAGTACCTTCGTCAGTGCGCGTTACCGTGGTGAGCGTCAGATTGACGGCGACCTAACGCAAGACGCTTACACAACATTGAACATCGGTACGGTTTACAATGTGAATGATTCAGTGCGACTACGCGCAGGTATCTCAAATCTAACAGATGAGTCAGTATCGGAAGAGTTAGAGTACATTGGTTATGTTGAAGAGCCACGTACTTACTACGTAGGTATGACTGCAGACTTCTAA
- a CDS encoding GNAT family N-acetyltransferase has translation MEIKIDDLSGGEVIGLLEEHLADMYATSPPESVHALDLDGLKSPEITFFSAWQDSQLLGCVAIKELDTQHAELKSMRTSQFARKSGVASQLLQHVLDTASARQYRQISLETGSEDYFKPARNLYEKFGFGYCEPFADYELDPHSQFMTIELR, from the coding sequence ATGGAAATAAAAATTGATGACTTGTCTGGCGGAGAGGTGATTGGGCTACTTGAAGAACATTTAGCTGATATGTACGCGACATCGCCACCAGAAAGCGTTCATGCACTTGACCTTGATGGGCTAAAGTCACCAGAGATAACATTTTTCAGCGCATGGCAAGACAGCCAGTTACTGGGCTGTGTCGCGATTAAAGAGCTGGATACTCAACATGCTGAACTTAAGTCGATGAGAACTTCTCAATTTGCACGTAAATCTGGTGTTGCTAGCCAACTTCTGCAACATGTTTTGGATACAGCAAGCGCTCGCCAATATCGACAAATCAGCTTAGAAACTGGCTCTGAAGATTACTTTAAACCTGCGCGTAACTTGTATGAGAAATTTGGCTTTGGTTATTGCGAACCTTTTGCAGATTACGAGCTCGATCCTCACAGTCAATTTATGACTATCGAACTGCGCTAG
- a CDS encoding LysE/ArgO family amino acid transporter, with protein MSTYFAGFSLGLSLILAIGSQNAFVLKQGLKNQHVLAICAVCAISDALLISFGVTGFGAIVKQFPQIEQFARYGGAIFLGVYSFLSFRSAFTENHALEASAETKDSLTKAIAMCLAFTWLNPHVYLDTVVLLGSISTQYQPNQMLFGAGAVTASFVFFFSLGYGARFLAPMFKNPRAWKVLEFIVGVIMASIAISLIV; from the coding sequence ATGTCGACTTATTTTGCTGGTTTTTCTCTTGGTCTTTCGCTGATTCTTGCGATTGGTTCTCAAAACGCGTTTGTTTTAAAACAAGGTCTCAAGAACCAACATGTTCTGGCCATTTGTGCGGTGTGTGCGATTTCTGATGCGCTGCTGATCAGTTTTGGGGTAACGGGCTTTGGTGCGATTGTTAAACAGTTTCCACAAATAGAGCAATTTGCTCGTTATGGCGGAGCTATCTTTTTAGGCGTCTACTCGTTCTTAAGCTTCCGCTCTGCATTCACTGAAAACCACGCTCTGGAAGCAAGTGCAGAAACTAAAGATTCATTAACCAAAGCGATAGCCATGTGTTTGGCGTTCACTTGGCTAAACCCGCACGTCTATTTGGATACGGTAGTCCTGCTTGGTTCTATTTCGACTCAATATCAACCTAATCAAATGTTATTTGGCGCAGGGGCGGTAACGGCTTCGTTTGTGTTCTTCTTTTCGCTAGGTTATGGCGCTCGATTCTTGGCACCAATGTTTAAGAACCCAAGAGCATGGAAGGTATTAGAATTTATCGTCGGTGTGATCATGGCATCTATTGCAATATCTTTGATCGTTTAA
- a CDS encoding LysR family transcriptional regulator, whose protein sequence is MNLAQVDLNLLVILKHLLEEKHVSNTALALDMSQPTVSRSLQKLRTVFNDDLLVRAAYGYELTPKAEAIKQDLNSVLTRLEKLVHGDVFEPQTSDSTVRFFGLVPQVSHLLPKVVSEIRKQAPNMVVDIDSIPKRHFEPLLSGDAHFVLSTHEPLSSEQNLYRMFVISRDYRLLMSKDHPLADKEITVDDLLNSQLGQISLQGDKKLSIENRFKDLGLIDKQRQLSIPIQLSNFNIAADIAETTDIIFHLPTPFATQAAKQRDLICKRVPKAIRSPSEDVYLYWHKRFHNDPMCRWVRELFKDLYA, encoded by the coding sequence ATGAATCTTGCGCAAGTCGATCTTAACCTCTTAGTCATCCTCAAACACCTTCTTGAAGAAAAACACGTATCCAACACCGCACTAGCCCTTGATATGAGTCAGCCAACCGTGAGTCGTTCGTTGCAAAAGCTACGCACGGTGTTTAACGATGACTTGTTAGTGAGAGCGGCTTACGGTTATGAGCTAACACCAAAAGCAGAAGCCATTAAACAAGATCTTAATTCTGTACTGACACGTTTAGAGAAGCTAGTTCACGGCGATGTTTTTGAACCACAAACGAGTGACAGCACCGTTCGTTTTTTCGGCTTGGTTCCACAGGTTTCTCACTTGTTACCTAAGGTCGTTTCTGAGATTCGCAAGCAAGCACCGAACATGGTAGTCGATATCGATTCCATTCCGAAGCGTCATTTCGAGCCTTTACTGTCTGGTGATGCGCACTTCGTACTGTCGACACATGAGCCATTAAGCTCAGAGCAGAACTTGTACCGAATGTTCGTGATCAGCCGTGATTATCGTTTATTGATGAGCAAAGACCATCCGTTGGCAGATAAAGAGATCACAGTCGATGACTTGCTTAACAGTCAATTAGGTCAGATCTCATTGCAAGGGGACAAGAAGCTCTCTATTGAGAACCGATTTAAAGATCTAGGTTTGATTGATAAACAGCGCCAGTTATCGATTCCAATTCAGTTGTCTAACTTCAACATCGCTGCAGATATTGCAGAGACGACTGACATCATCTTCCACCTTCCTACACCGTTTGCTACGCAAGCGGCCAAGCAACGTGACTTAATTTGTAAACGTGTGCCGAAAGCGATCAGAAGCCCGTCAGAAGATGTGTACCTTTACTGGCATAAACGTTTCCACAATGACCCTATGTGCCGTTGGGTGCGAGAGCTATTCAAAGACCTATACGCTTGA
- a CDS encoding class I SAM-dependent methyltransferase: protein MSANALYTDLSGYYDLMCVDIDYQAQSNCVRRLHQIFGNEGKTHLDLGCGTGPHVRYFIDYGYQSNGLDLNQPMLDIAQIRCPEANFSVQNMSNFEVSEPFDLITCFLYSIHYNDGIEKLKECIASVHKALKQGGVFCFNVVDKDKICNDLFVRHTTNQEQDDFTFRSGWYYSGEGDKQALKLSIEKTTAGESQIWNDEHPMVAFSFQELIEILKAYFEVHVFEHDYDKLLPWDTQSGNALITCVKS from the coding sequence ATGTCCGCCAACGCGCTCTATACCGACCTATCTGGTTACTATGATTTAATGTGTGTTGATATTGACTACCAAGCGCAAAGTAACTGCGTTCGTAGGCTACATCAGATTTTTGGAAATGAAGGAAAAACTCACCTAGACCTTGGTTGTGGTACGGGTCCTCACGTTCGTTACTTTATTGATTACGGCTATCAAAGCAATGGACTTGACCTAAACCAGCCCATGTTAGACATCGCTCAAATACGCTGCCCTGAAGCTAACTTTTCAGTGCAGAACATGAGTAATTTTGAAGTGTCTGAGCCGTTCGACCTTATAACTTGTTTCTTGTATTCCATCCACTACAACGATGGTATTGAGAAGTTAAAAGAGTGCATTGCCAGCGTTCATAAAGCGCTAAAACAAGGCGGTGTGTTCTGCTTCAATGTGGTCGACAAAGACAAGATCTGTAATGATCTTTTTGTTCGACACACAACTAACCAAGAGCAGGATGATTTTACTTTCCGTTCGGGTTGGTATTATTCAGGCGAAGGTGACAAACAGGCGTTGAAACTCAGTATAGAGAAGACAACCGCTGGCGAAAGTCAAATATGGAATGATGAACACCCAATGGTGGCCTTCTCGTTCCAAGAGTTGATTGAAATACTCAAAGCCTACTTTGAAGTTCATGTCTTTGAACACGATTACGATAAGTTGTTGCCGTGGGATACCCAATCGGGCAATGCTCTTATTACTTGTGTAAAAAGCTAA
- a CDS encoding S8 family peptidase, with amino-acid sequence MNHGHRLTTLALAIMASAHVSASALNENSPELQPTNSPFIQDVKGTIVEDYSRETIQPAFFSMRMMSNADEQRGDWFNLSASYTRLQGVGSDVVYDYLMPPLQPQPVIVAVLDSGVDVEHEDLKNKLWTNEDEIPDNGIDDDGNGYIDDVHGWNFLGNSLGINVDQDTLEVTREYKKYLKLKEKGHWIPRKKRAYFKAVEADYLSSLKDDQDALNRVTTATEQANAFKEQILQYVDQKDFSTNGLKTLLDSENASVVTAAEGLLSVFDSWYSFEYLESRRSRYQDSLDFHLNLDLDTRGDIVWDDISNPWEKGYGNNDVKGPVGSHGTHVAGIIAAERNNFIGIDGVADHAQIMAVRMVPNGDERDKDIANAVRYAVDNGAKIINMSFGKSYSPRKYIVDHAFRYAARKGVLIVHSAGNSRNDNDIKPSFPNRYAKHYRSKPISTWLDVGASAKYADETLVASFSNFGQKSVDVFAPGYRILSTTPGNTYGSKSGTSMAAPVVSGVAALVWSRYPDLSVKELKAMLMGESKVYPELLVKKPSSPDDLVPFSTLSISGSVVDAEAIFAELETR; translated from the coding sequence ATGAATCACGGACACAGACTTACCACTCTCGCTTTGGCCATTATGGCTTCGGCTCACGTATCTGCCTCGGCTCTTAATGAAAATAGTCCAGAGCTGCAACCTACCAACTCGCCCTTCATTCAGGATGTAAAAGGGACGATAGTTGAGGATTACTCACGAGAAACCATCCAACCCGCATTTTTCTCTATGAGGATGATGAGTAACGCTGACGAACAACGTGGCGATTGGTTTAACCTCTCGGCAAGTTACACCAGACTCCAAGGCGTGGGTTCTGATGTGGTATACGACTACTTAATGCCCCCTCTTCAACCACAACCTGTCATCGTGGCCGTTCTTGATTCGGGCGTTGATGTGGAACACGAAGATCTTAAAAACAAACTATGGACCAACGAAGACGAGATCCCCGACAACGGAATCGATGACGACGGCAATGGCTACATCGATGATGTCCACGGTTGGAACTTTCTTGGTAACTCACTCGGCATTAACGTGGATCAAGATACATTAGAAGTCACCAGAGAATACAAAAAATACCTTAAGCTAAAAGAGAAGGGTCATTGGATTCCGCGTAAGAAGCGAGCTTACTTTAAAGCGGTAGAAGCGGATTACTTGTCTTCTTTGAAAGATGACCAAGATGCATTGAATCGCGTAACGACAGCAACTGAGCAAGCCAATGCGTTCAAAGAACAAATTCTTCAATACGTCGATCAGAAAGACTTTTCTACCAACGGTTTAAAAACACTATTAGATAGCGAGAACGCTAGCGTCGTAACCGCTGCTGAAGGACTTTTGAGTGTGTTTGATTCATGGTACTCATTTGAATATCTAGAATCACGTCGCAGTCGCTATCAAGACTCTTTAGATTTCCACCTTAATCTAGATCTTGATACACGTGGTGATATTGTTTGGGACGACATTTCTAACCCTTGGGAAAAAGGATACGGAAACAACGATGTAAAAGGTCCTGTAGGTTCACACGGTACTCACGTGGCCGGAATTATTGCAGCAGAACGTAATAACTTTATCGGTATTGATGGTGTCGCGGATCATGCTCAAATCATGGCAGTACGTATGGTTCCAAACGGCGATGAGCGAGACAAAGACATTGCCAACGCCGTGCGTTACGCAGTCGATAACGGCGCGAAAATCATCAATATGAGTTTCGGTAAAAGTTATTCACCACGTAAGTACATTGTCGACCATGCTTTCCGTTATGCGGCTCGTAAAGGCGTGCTAATTGTTCACTCTGCGGGTAACAGCCGTAACGACAACGACATCAAACCAAGCTTTCCAAACCGCTACGCTAAGCATTACCGCTCGAAGCCTATCTCAACATGGTTAGATGTGGGTGCATCTGCGAAATACGCAGACGAAACCTTAGTCGCAAGCTTCAGTAACTTTGGTCAGAAATCAGTTGATGTGTTTGCTCCGGGCTACCGCATTTTGTCAACCACACCGGGTAACACCTATGGTTCGAAAAGTGGTACGAGCATGGCTGCACCTGTCGTGTCTGGCGTCGCGGCATTAGTTTGGTCTCGCTACCCTGACCTATCCGTCAAAGAGCTCAAGGCAATGTTGATGGGCGAATCGAAAGTCTACCCTGAGCTGCTGGTTAAAAAGCCTTCTAGCCCTGACGATTTGGTTCCGTTCAGCACACTTTCAATCTCAGGAAGCGTTGTCGATGCCGAAGCCATTTTCGCGGAGCTAGAAACTCGCTAA
- a CDS encoding glutathione S-transferase family protein, protein MIKLISFKNCPFVQRVMGSLVMKNVPFEIEYIELSDKPQWFLDISPNGQVPVLVTENDTVLFESDAIVEYLDDKYAPIEEVTAEQKALDRAWSYQASKHYMPQCGTMGSKDKETFETRLANLQKAFLKAEKKLGETVFFKGDYISNVDIAWLPLLHRASVIKERSGFDMLEGFPKVQKWQAALIESGLTDKTVPEDFIEKFSGFYLTNNYLASLAEAR, encoded by the coding sequence ATGATTAAATTGATTAGCTTTAAAAATTGCCCATTTGTTCAACGTGTTATGGGTTCGCTTGTAATGAAGAATGTACCGTTTGAAATTGAATATATTGAACTAAGCGACAAACCACAGTGGTTCTTGGATATTTCGCCAAACGGTCAAGTGCCTGTGTTAGTGACTGAAAACGACACGGTATTATTTGAGTCTGACGCTATTGTTGAATACCTAGATGATAAATATGCGCCAATTGAAGAGGTGACTGCCGAGCAAAAAGCATTAGACCGTGCTTGGTCTTATCAAGCGAGTAAACATTACATGCCTCAATGCGGCACTATGGGTAGTAAAGATAAAGAGACCTTTGAAACTCGTTTGGCAAATCTTCAAAAAGCCTTCCTAAAAGCAGAAAAGAAACTAGGCGAAACAGTATTCTTTAAAGGCGATTACATCTCTAACGTCGACATTGCTTGGCTACCGTTATTACACCGTGCATCGGTGATCAAAGAGCGTTCTGGTTTTGATATGTTGGAAGGTTTCCCAAAAGTACAGAAGTGGCAAGCGGCTTTGATTGAATCTGGATTGACCGATAAAACCGTTCCTGAGGATTTTATTGAGAAATTCAGTGGCTTCTATTTAACGAACAACTACTTGGCAAGCCTAGCAGAAGCTCGTTAA